In Flammeovirgaceae bacterium 311, one DNA window encodes the following:
- a CDS encoding Outer membrane protein transport protein (OMPP1/FadL/TodX) translates to MKKILALIFLSAGCFFVSTEGQAQSFRYSNDALRFSRYSPGGTARIVGIGGAQVALGGDLSSAYSNPAGLGFYNRSELSITPLFHNSANDAYYLAPGATQQNSASGMYDYQSRLGIGNIGAAFNWSKKGEDRSGLVSNTFAVTYQRTNNFHNRITYEGNNPTNTFVDIFDLGTIQPLNELENPVGLTQLAYDAYLIDIYSGENEDGSLYYYYDTEQPLPDTDYPIMQREAIETSGSQGQVNLAYGANIADKIYIGAGVGVTSLEYRYITRYEEVVPDRLYQDFPDEAPNNRFIFDTDRITSGSGINATLGVIARPIAAISVGLSYQTPTLYEISEDEQLNLTTFFRDSQDREQGQLINTWDYRLRTPGRLTAGAAFFLEKWGFLTADIEYVDYSNARLTDDFGALGQDNDAIRQDYQAVVNYRLGAELRYNILRFRAGYAHMANPYNFNLMADGSTNTLSVGAGVRVQRFFVDFAVNQMRRDTTYEPYQLADPTPRVNIENRLTAAMLTLGYNF, encoded by the coding sequence ATGAAAAAGATTTTAGCACTTATTTTTTTAAGTGCCGGCTGCTTCTTTGTTTCTACTGAAGGCCAGGCACAGTCCTTTAGATACTCAAACGATGCGCTGAGATTCAGCAGATACAGCCCCGGAGGTACTGCCCGTATAGTGGGTATTGGCGGTGCACAGGTAGCCCTGGGAGGCGACTTAAGCTCTGCCTACAGCAATCCTGCAGGCTTAGGCTTCTATAACCGTTCAGAACTTAGCATTACCCCTTTGTTTCATAACAGTGCAAATGATGCCTATTATCTGGCACCGGGTGCCACACAACAAAACAGTGCTTCCGGCATGTACGATTACCAGAGCAGGCTGGGCATAGGCAATATAGGTGCAGCCTTTAACTGGAGTAAAAAAGGCGAAGACCGCAGCGGACTTGTAAGTAATACCTTTGCTGTTACCTATCAGCGCACCAATAACTTTCACAACCGCATTACCTACGAAGGCAACAACCCTACCAACACTTTTGTAGATATCTTTGATCTTGGCACCATTCAGCCTTTAAACGAGCTGGAAAATCCGGTAGGGCTCACACAGCTGGCTTATGATGCCTACCTGATCGATATTTATTCAGGCGAAAATGAAGATGGAAGTCTTTATTACTATTATGATACCGAGCAGCCGCTCCCTGATACGGATTACCCTATTATGCAGCGCGAGGCAATTGAAACCAGTGGCTCACAAGGCCAGGTTAACCTAGCCTATGGGGCAAACATTGCAGATAAAATATATATTGGTGCCGGTGTTGGGGTTACTTCTCTGGAATATCGTTACATAACCCGCTACGAAGAAGTGGTGCCTGACAGGCTGTACCAGGACTTCCCGGACGAAGCTCCTAATAACCGTTTTATTTTCGACACAGACCGCATTACCTCGGGAAGTGGCATTAATGCTACCCTGGGTGTTATTGCCCGTCCTATCGCTGCCATCTCCGTGGGCCTTTCTTACCAGACCCCTACCCTTTATGAGATATCGGAAGATGAGCAGCTGAACCTTACTACTTTTTTCAGAGACTCCCAGGACAGGGAGCAGGGCCAGTTAATCAATACCTGGGATTACAGACTTAGAACTCCGGGCAGGTTAACTGCCGGTGCTGCTTTCTTCCTGGAAAAATGGGGCTTCCTGACTGCTGATATAGAATATGTGGATTACAGCAATGCACGCCTTACAGATGACTTCGGAGCGCTGGGCCAGGACAATGATGCTATCCGGCAGGATTACCAGGCTGTTGTAAACTACAGGCTTGGTGCCGAACTTAGGTATAACATACTTCGCTTCAGAGCCGGCTATGCACACATGGCCAACCCTTATAATTTTAACCTGATGGCCGATGGCAGCACCAACACACTGTCTGTAGGCGCCGGGGTAAGGGTTCAGCGGTTTTTTGTTGATTTTGCCGTTAACCAGATGCGCAGAGATACTACTTATGAGCCTTACCAGTTGGCAGATCCAACACCAAGGGTAAACATTGAAAACAGGCTTACCGCTGCCATGTTAACACTTGGATACAACTTTTAA
- a CDS encoding prolyl-tRNA ligase (COG0442 Prolyl-tRNA synthetase) has translation MSKAIPKRSEDYSQWYNELVKRADLAENSGVRGCMVIKPYGFGIWEAMRDQLDRMFKQTGHVNAYFPLFIPKSYLSREASHVEGFAKECAVVTHYRLKNAEDGSGVIVDPDAKLEEELIVRPTSETVIWSTYKNWIQSYRDLPLLINQWANVVRWEMRTRLFLRTAEFLWQEGHTAHATAQEAVAETRQMLDIYARFAEEWMAMPVIKGVKTESERFAGAEDTYCIEALMQDGKALQAGTSHFLGQNFAKAFDVKFATKEGGLELVWGTSWGVSTRLMGALIMAHSDDQGLVLPPKLASTQVVIVPIYKGEEQLQLIGEKVAGIRSALLAKGISLRYDDRDTERPGFKFAEWELKGVPVRLAIGPKDLEKGTVEVARRDTGVKTVVALDESLPDYIEQLLEDIQQSIYQKALKFRQENTHVVNSWDEFKQVLDGKGGFLLAHWDGTAETEEKIKEETKATIRCIPLAGQLDAVEEEGACVYTGKPSRQRVVFARAY, from the coding sequence ATGAGCAAGGCTATTCCAAAAAGAAGCGAAGATTATTCCCAGTGGTACAATGAATTGGTAAAGCGGGCCGATCTTGCAGAGAACTCCGGCGTGCGGGGCTGCATGGTCATCAAGCCTTACGGATTTGGTATTTGGGAGGCCATGCGCGATCAGCTCGATCGGATGTTCAAACAAACAGGCCACGTAAATGCATATTTTCCGCTTTTCATTCCAAAGTCATATTTAAGCCGTGAAGCAAGCCACGTAGAAGGTTTCGCCAAGGAGTGTGCCGTTGTAACACACTACCGTTTAAAGAACGCAGAAGATGGCAGTGGGGTTATCGTTGACCCGGACGCAAAGCTGGAAGAAGAGCTGATTGTGCGCCCTACATCAGAAACTGTGATCTGGAGCACCTATAAAAACTGGATACAATCCTACCGCGATCTGCCCCTGCTTATTAACCAGTGGGCTAATGTGGTGCGCTGGGAAATGCGTACGCGTCTGTTCCTGCGTACTGCAGAATTTTTGTGGCAGGAGGGACATACCGCTCATGCTACTGCACAGGAGGCTGTAGCTGAAACCCGCCAGATGCTGGATATTTATGCCCGCTTTGCCGAAGAATGGATGGCCATGCCGGTGATTAAGGGTGTAAAAACGGAGAGCGAACGCTTTGCCGGTGCCGAAGATACCTATTGTATTGAGGCACTGATGCAGGATGGTAAAGCCCTGCAGGCGGGTACCAGCCACTTTCTGGGACAGAACTTTGCCAAAGCTTTTGATGTAAAGTTTGCCACCAAAGAAGGCGGCCTGGAGCTGGTTTGGGGTACTTCCTGGGGGGTGAGCACCCGTTTGATGGGAGCACTCATTATGGCACACTCCGACGATCAGGGGCTTGTGCTGCCTCCAAAACTGGCCTCTACGCAAGTGGTGATTGTGCCCATATATAAAGGAGAAGAGCAGCTGCAGCTAATTGGTGAAAAAGTAGCCGGGATCAGGAGTGCACTGCTGGCAAAAGGCATCAGCCTGCGTTACGACGACCGCGATACTGAGCGGCCGGGCTTTAAATTTGCCGAATGGGAGCTGAAAGGTGTGCCTGTGCGCCTGGCCATTGGTCCTAAAGACCTGGAAAAAGGTACGGTAGAGGTTGCCCGCCGCGACACAGGCGTAAAAACAGTGGTTGCCCTGGATGAGAGCCTGCCTGATTACATTGAGCAGCTGCTTGAGGATATCCAGCAAAGCATTTATCAGAAGGCACTGAAGTTCCGCCAGGAAAATACCCATGTGGTAAACAGCTGGGATGAGTTTAAGCAGGTGCTCGATGGAAAGGGCGGCTTCCTGCTTGCTCACTGGGATGGCACTGCCGAAACAGAAGAGAAGATCAAGGAAGAAACCAAAGCCACCATTCGCTGTATTCCGCTGGCCGGCCAGCTGGATGCTGTGGAAGAAGAAGGGGCCTGTGTGTATACCGGTAAGCCTTCGCGGCAGCGTGTTGTATTTGCCAGAGCTTATTGA
- a CDS encoding hypothetical protein (COG1585 Membrane protein implicated in regulation of membrane protease activity), which translates to MLTLIAIILLILLGLALLVVEVIFIPGTTLVGLLGVAFAGLGVFLGFSAYGPEIGLWMLIATSIAAIASVVLSIRNKSWQNFSLDKSIDSRVNEDEVMVQVGARGVTISNLRPAGKAEFGGVAYEVRSHGQHLEVGTPVRVSRVEDKTIFVEPLTIYQ; encoded by the coding sequence ATGCTTACCCTCATTGCCATTATTTTGCTGATACTGCTGGGCCTTGCCCTGCTGGTAGTAGAGGTTATTTTTATACCCGGTACCACCCTGGTAGGGCTTTTGGGGGTTGCTTTTGCCGGGCTTGGCGTATTTCTGGGGTTTAGTGCCTACGGTCCCGAAATTGGCCTCTGGATGCTTATTGCTACTTCCATTGCTGCCATAGCCAGTGTAGTGCTTTCGATAAGGAATAAATCATGGCAGAATTTTTCTCTCGACAAATCTATTGACAGCCGGGTGAACGAAGATGAAGTAATGGTGCAGGTAGGCGCCCGGGGTGTGACTATTTCTAACTTAAGGCCTGCGGGTAAAGCTGAATTCGGTGGGGTGGCTTACGAAGTGCGCTCTCACGGACAGCACCTGGAGGTAGGAACACCGGTGCGGGTGAGCAGGGTAGAAGATAAGACCATATTTGTAGAACCTTTAACTATTTATCAATAG
- a CDS encoding hypothetical protein (COG4864 Uncharacterized protein conserved in bacteria): MVFVIIAIVVAIMIFFYFVPINLWITARFSGVRINLFELVFMRIRKVSPRLIVESLITAQKAGLSEITSSELETHYLAGGNVPTVIKALISADKANIRLTFKQATAIDLAGRDVFEAVQISVNPKVINTPSVAAVAQDGIQLVAKARVTVRANIAQLVGGAGEETILARVGEGIVTSIGSAASHKAVLENPDKISQLVLQRGLDAGTAFEILSIDIADIDVGTNIGAKLQIDQANADLKVAEARAEERRAMAVAHEQEMKAKSQEARASVIQAEAEVPLAMAEAFRNGNLGIMDYYKMQNIQADTGMRQSISGEDQQGGGEIGRRDDE, from the coding sequence TTGGTGTTTGTGATCATAGCCATTGTGGTGGCCATTATGATCTTTTTCTATTTTGTTCCCATCAACCTCTGGATCACGGCACGGTTTTCAGGTGTTAGAATTAATCTGTTTGAACTTGTTTTCATGCGTATCCGTAAGGTGTCTCCCCGCCTTATTGTAGAGTCGCTTATTACGGCCCAGAAAGCCGGCCTGAGTGAAATTACCTCCAGCGAGCTGGAAACGCACTACCTGGCAGGTGGTAATGTGCCTACGGTTATCAAAGCACTTATTTCTGCCGATAAAGCAAATATCAGGCTCACCTTTAAGCAGGCAACTGCCATTGACCTTGCCGGCCGTGATGTGTTTGAGGCGGTACAGATTTCAGTAAACCCGAAAGTGATCAATACACCATCGGTAGCAGCAGTAGCGCAGGATGGTATTCAGCTGGTGGCTAAGGCACGGGTTACCGTTCGGGCCAACATTGCACAGCTGGTGGGTGGTGCCGGAGAAGAAACTATTCTTGCCCGGGTAGGTGAGGGTATTGTAACCTCCATCGGTTCAGCAGCCTCCCACAAAGCAGTGCTGGAAAATCCTGATAAAATAAGCCAGCTGGTGCTACAGCGTGGCCTGGATGCAGGCACAGCCTTTGAGATCCTCTCTATCGATATTGCCGATATTGATGTAGGTACCAACATTGGCGCCAAGCTGCAGATAGACCAGGCCAATGCCGACCTTAAAGTAGCAGAAGCCAGGGCAGAAGAACGTCGCGCGATGGCTGTGGCCCACGAGCAGGAGATGAAGGCTAAATCGCAGGAGGCCCGTGCCAGTGTGATCCAGGCCGAAGCCGAAGTGCCGCTCGCCATGGCTGAGGCTTTCCGCAATGGTAACCTGGGCATTATGGATTACTACAAAATGCAGAACATTCAGGCCGACACCGGTATGCGGCAGAGCATCAGCGGAGAAGACCAGCAAGGCGGAGGCGAAATAGGCCGCAGGGATGATGAGTAG